A stretch of the Massilia sp. W12 genome encodes the following:
- a CDS encoding tetratricopeptide repeat protein, with protein MSAKLMRAASCFGAPDALQLAESLWLALQMGPPAAQQAQTDPQENPVLDTPTAQAHALDDTDAEQSNAKQSSAQPASDKTALRSAIPGQTDGAAQKQIPALPCLQDVKGLRHAFGAFACRAPKGKDWDEAATAENYARQGGLCLQPIAQAGARRYLRLCLVQEQGGSNAMWAQALAEFAHLLRRRGVLRQLSSKTLDPQAVRYQWRRDEIILVASDFTSDAWWQGEYPRLLQTWAKSQPLACLHTLPARLWRRSWSGLPDAQVSAQRPLQEARACLVQLDAKVFEFEQPASRLALPLLAIEANSIRGWVQALLHGARTPAMVLSVREATPPAPSNSPPPSVEHIVQSFKGAASPMAQQLAQYLSLAGLLNFPIMRLVQHAMLPKADASHLAEFFLGGMLQRVAGDDKTPADEVLYDFIDGARELLQLGLRISHGLRVLEVVGEYLEKHNAEVSSWRLAHNDKATISFSISAKDSFAIVSESYLNRIGIKIDVKEEERKLSTNEFAKALEINLTRKTNETKLALANKLKAKGDSELLAGDFQGAVAAYENLLVLYREIKDKQGQANTLSALGDMRQRMGDYSMAHHYCQGALAMYQEIGDKLGQANTLSALGDMRQRMGDYSMAHHYCQGALAMYQEIGDKLGQANTLSALGDMRQRMGDYSMAHHYCQGALAMYQEIGDKLGQANTLSALGDMRQRMGDYSMAHHYCQDALAMYQEIGDKLGQANTLSALGDMRQRMGDYAMAQNYCQGVLAIYQGIGDKLGEAHTLSTLGDMRQRMGDYSMAQDYYQGALVIHQEIGNKLGEAHTLSALGDMRQRMGDYSMAFRYLESALAMYRDVEDKQGLANTCKALGDVKQRVDDLPGARADYQSALAIFEAIDEKLGQANTLQALGDLKQRVDDLPGARADYQSALAIFEAIEDKLGQANTLAALGDLKQRVADLPGARADYQSALVIFEAIDDKLGQANTRNALGDLKQRVDDLPGARADYQSALAIFEAIDAKLGQANTLRALGELKQRVADLPGARADYQSALAIFEAIDDKLGQANTLSALGDLKQRVADLPGARADYQSALVIFETIGDKLGQANTLSALGDLKQRLGDFIGALGDRQSSLAIFSELDGMPE; from the coding sequence AATTGGCAGAATCGCTATGGCTGGCGCTGCAAATGGGGCCGCCTGCTGCGCAGCAGGCACAGACAGACCCGCAGGAAAACCCGGTGTTAGACACGCCAACAGCCCAAGCGCATGCTTTAGATGACACGGATGCAGAGCAAAGCAACGCCAAACAAAGCAGCGCACAGCCCGCCTCAGATAAAACCGCGTTGCGCAGCGCCATACCGGGACAAACAGACGGCGCAGCCCAAAAGCAAATTCCGGCCTTGCCCTGCCTGCAGGATGTCAAGGGCTTGCGCCATGCTTTTGGCGCATTCGCCTGCCGCGCGCCGAAGGGCAAAGACTGGGATGAAGCGGCTACCGCAGAAAATTATGCGCGTCAGGGCGGCCTATGTTTGCAGCCAATCGCGCAAGCTGGCGCGCGGCGCTATTTGCGCCTGTGCCTGGTGCAGGAGCAAGGCGGCAGCAATGCAATGTGGGCGCAAGCGCTGGCGGAGTTTGCGCACCTATTGCGCCGACGCGGGGTTCTGCGTCAGCTCAGCAGCAAAACACTAGACCCGCAAGCTGTGCGCTACCAATGGCGCAGAGATGAAATCATCCTCGTCGCCAGTGATTTCACCTCAGATGCCTGGTGGCAGGGCGAATACCCGCGCCTTTTGCAAACCTGGGCCAAGAGTCAGCCTTTGGCTTGCCTGCACACCTTGCCTGCGCGCCTGTGGCGGCGCAGTTGGAGTGGCCTGCCTGACGCCCAAGTCAGCGCACAACGCCCGCTGCAAGAGGCGCGCGCCTGCCTGGTGCAGCTGGATGCAAAGGTTTTTGAATTTGAACAACCGGCTTCCCGCCTGGCCTTGCCCCTGTTGGCAATAGAGGCAAACAGTATTCGTGGCTGGGTGCAAGCCTTATTGCACGGCGCACGCACGCCTGCCATGGTGTTGTCAGTGCGTGAAGCAACGCCGCCAGCTCCATCAAACAGCCCGCCGCCCAGTGTGGAACACATTGTGCAAAGTTTCAAAGGCGCCGCTTCGCCTATGGCGCAGCAATTGGCGCAATACCTGAGTTTGGCGGGTTTATTAAATTTCCCAATCATGCGGCTGGTGCAGCACGCAATGTTGCCGAAAGCGGATGCTTCGCATTTGGCTGAATTCTTTTTAGGTGGCATGCTGCAGCGTGTGGCCGGGGATGATAAAACACCGGCTGATGAAGTGCTTTATGACTTTATTGATGGGGCGAGGGAACTGCTGCAATTGGGATTGCGGATTAGTCATGGGTTGCGGGTGTTGGAGGTGGTGGGGGAGTATTTGGAGAAGCATAATGCTGAAGTCAGCTCATGGAGGCTGGCACACAATGATAAGGCGACAATATCATTTTCAATCAGTGCAAAAGATTCTTTTGCCATTGTTTCGGAAAGCTATTTGAATCGTATTGGTATAAAAATTGATGTTAAAGAAGAGGAAAGGAAATTATCAACGAATGAATTTGCTAAAGCGCTTGAAATTAATCTGACAAGAAAGACTAATGAAACCAAACTGGCACTCGCCAACAAGCTAAAAGCTAAGGGGGACTCTGAGTTGCTTGCTGGTGATTTTCAAGGGGCTGTAGCTGCGTACGAAAATTTACTCGTGTTGTATAGAGAAATTAAGGACAAGCAGGGGCAGGCTAATACCTTAAGTGCTTTGGGGGATATGCGTCAGCGGATGGGTGATTATTCAATGGCACACCATTATTGCCAAGGCGCACTCGCCATGTATCAAGAAATTGGCGATAAATTGGGGCAGGCTAATACCTTAAGTGCTTTGGGTGATATGCGTCAGCGAATGGGGGATTATTCAATGGCACACCATTATTGCCAAGGCGCACTCGCCATGTATCAAGAAATTGGCGATAAATTGGGGCAGGCTAATACCTTAAGTGCTTTGGGTGATATGCGTCAGCGTATGGGTGATTATTCAATGGCACACCATTATTGCCAAGGCGCACTCGCCATGTATCAAGAAATTGGCGATAAATTGGGGCAGGCTAATACCTTAAGTGCTTTGGGTGATATGCGTCAGCGTATGGGTGATTATTCAATGGCACACCATTATTGCCAAGACGCACTCGCCATGTATCAAGAAATTGGCGATAAATTGGGGCAGGCTAATACCTTAAGTGCTTTGGGTGATATGCGTCAGCGAATGGGTGATTATGCAATGGCACAGAATTATTGCCAAGGCGTACTCGCCATTTATCAAGGAATTGGCGACAAATTGGGAGAGGCTCATACCTTAAGTACTTTGGGTGATATGCGTCAGCGAATGGGGGATTATTCAATGGCACAGGATTATTACCAAGGCGCACTCGTCATTCATCAAGAAATAGGCAACAAATTGGGAGAGGCTCATACCTTAAGTGCTTTGGGTGATATGCGTCAGCGAATGGGCGATTATTCAATGGCATTTCGGTACTTGGAAAGTGCACTCGCTATGTATCGTGATGTTGAAGACAAACAGGGGCTGGCCAATACGTGTAAAGCCTTAGGCGACGTGAAGCAGCGGGTGGACGATTTGCCTGGGGCGCGCGCGGACTACCAAAGCGCGCTGGCGATTTTTGAAGCGATTGACGAAAAACTGGGGCAGGCCAATACGCTTCAAGCCTTAGGCGACTTGAAGCAGCGGGTGGACGATTTGCCTGGGGCGCGCGCGGACTACCAAAGCGCGCTGGCGATTTTTGAAGCGATTGAGGACAAACTGGGGCAGGCCAATACGCTTGCCGCCTTAGGCGACTTGAAGCAGCGGGTGGCCGATTTGCCAGGGGCGCGCGCGGACTACCAAAGCGCGCTGGTGATTTTTGAAGCGATTGACGACAAACTGGGGCAGGCCAATACGCGTAATGCCTTAGGCGACTTGAAGCAGCGGGTGGACGATTTGCCTGGGGCGCGCGCGGACTACCAAAGCGCGCTGGCGATTTTTGAAGCGATTGACGCCAAGCTGGGGCAGGCCAATACGCTGCGCGCCTTAGGCGAATTGAAGCAGCGGGTGGCCGATTTGCCAGGCGCGCGCGCGGACTACCAAAGCGCGCTGGCGATTTTTGAAGCGATTGACGACAAACTGGGGCAGGCCAATACTTTGAGCGCTTTAGGTGACTTGAAGCAGCGGGTGGCTGATTTGCCAGGTGCGCGCGCGGACTACCAAAGCGCGCTGGTGATTTTTGAAACAATTGGCGATAAACTGGGGCAGGCCAATACTTTGAGCGCTTTAGGTGACTTGAAGCAGCGCTTGGGCGATTTTATAGGAGCCCTTGGGGACAGGCAAAGTTCATTGGCGATTTTTTCAGAATTAGACGGTATGCCAGAGTAG
- a CDS encoding alpha/beta fold hydrolase yields MHAPTLKLIPGRPAMQHFPPSGQALAHLVIAPAMAVSQRFYRDFAQYMAQQGFAVTTFDYLGMGEAGGGELRACRADISEWIEKDADAVLQSVHQAAHGAPVFLLGHSLGGQVAPLLPSQHLLAGVVNIAVGSGHASHNRPDVARRAPLLWHVLTPLLCPLFGYFPGKRIGVMGDIPKQAFYQWRRWCLSPEYVLSGEPGAREAYARAAWPVLGLTFTDDELLNEAGSRLLHGAYRSGRVDYREIGPQQYKLARIGHFGFFKDSMRDSLWPLVVEWLRAQLQAPRA; encoded by the coding sequence ATGCATGCTCCCACACTGAAATTGATTCCTGGCCGCCCGGCCATGCAGCATTTCCCGCCCTCAGGCCAAGCCCTGGCGCATCTGGTGATCGCACCGGCAATGGCGGTTTCTCAGCGCTTTTACCGTGATTTTGCGCAATACATGGCGCAACAGGGTTTTGCCGTCACCACCTTCGATTATCTTGGCATGGGCGAGGCAGGGGGCGGTGAGCTGCGCGCATGCCGCGCCGATATCAGCGAGTGGATTGAAAAAGACGCTGATGCGGTCTTGCAAAGCGTGCATCAGGCAGCCCATGGTGCGCCGGTGTTTTTGCTGGGGCACAGCCTGGGCGGCCAGGTGGCGCCCTTGTTGCCTTCGCAACATTTACTGGCCGGCGTGGTGAATATTGCCGTCGGCAGCGGCCATGCCTCCCACAACCGGCCAGATGTGGCGCGCCGCGCACCTTTGCTGTGGCATGTGTTGACGCCTTTGCTATGTCCCTTGTTCGGGTATTTTCCAGGTAAGCGCATCGGCGTCATGGGCGATATTCCGAAGCAGGCGTTTTACCAATGGCGGCGCTGGTGTTTGAGTCCTGAATATGTATTAAGCGGCGAGCCGGGCGCGCGCGAGGCCTATGCGCGCGCCGCCTGGCCGGTGTTGGGACTGACCTTTACCGATGACGAATTATTGAACGAAGCCGGCTCACGCCTGTTGCATGGGGCATACCGTTCGGGCCGGGTCGATTACCGCGAAATCGGGCCGCAGCAATACAAGCTGGCGCGCATCGGGCACTTCGGTTTTTTCAAAGACAGTATGCGCGACAGCTTGTGGCCCTTGGTGGTGGAGTGGTTGCGCGCGCAATTGCAGGCGCCGCGCGCTTGA
- a CDS encoding ABC transporter ATP-binding protein, translating to MNLLQVEAISHVYGARSTLQALSFSLARGEIACLLGPSGCGKTTALRCIAGFESLRSGRILINGQEVSTPQHTLAAQKRKIGMVFQDYALFPHLDVAHNIGFGLHAMSKSEARARVADMLEITGLAAFAKAYPHELSGGQQQRVALARALAPKPDLILLDEPFSNLDVDLRVKLGVEVRELLKKQGSTAIMVTHDQHEAFAMADQIGLLHEGVMQQWGKAYDLYHHPANRFVADFIGEGVLLPARACGADCVHPSFGELRGTLANQFAPDEVVDVLIRPDDILHDDASPTKARVLARAFRGAEFLYTLELSDGAKVLSLAPSHHDHAIGEMIGIRIEVDHLIAFRRQ from the coding sequence ATGAATTTGCTGCAAGTCGAAGCTATCAGCCACGTCTATGGTGCGCGCAGCACCTTGCAAGCCTTATCTTTTTCCCTGGCGCGCGGTGAAATCGCCTGTTTGCTGGGGCCGTCCGGCTGTGGCAAAACCACGGCATTGCGCTGCATTGCCGGATTTGAAAGCTTGCGCAGCGGGCGCATTTTGATCAATGGCCAGGAAGTCAGCACGCCACAGCACACGCTGGCCGCGCAAAAACGCAAAATCGGCATGGTGTTTCAGGATTACGCCCTGTTCCCGCATCTGGATGTGGCGCACAACATCGGCTTTGGCTTGCATGCCATGAGCAAAAGCGAAGCGCGCGCCCGGGTGGCGGACATGCTGGAGATCACCGGCCTTGCCGCCTTCGCCAAAGCATATCCGCATGAATTATCCGGCGGCCAGCAACAGCGCGTCGCCCTGGCGCGCGCCCTGGCCCCCAAGCCGGACTTGATCTTGCTGGATGAGCCGTTTTCCAATCTGGATGTGGATTTGCGCGTCAAACTTGGCGTTGAGGTGCGCGAATTGCTGAAAAAACAGGGCAGCACCGCCATCATGGTCACACATGATCAGCATGAAGCCTTCGCCATGGCCGATCAAATCGGCCTCTTGCATGAAGGCGTGATGCAGCAATGGGGCAAGGCATACGATTTATACCACCACCCGGCGAATCGTTTCGTGGCCGACTTTATCGGCGAAGGCGTGTTGCTGCCGGCGCGCGCCTGTGGCGCGGATTGCGTGCACCCCTCCTTTGGCGAATTGCGCGGCACACTGGCGAATCAATTCGCGCCGGATGAAGTGGTGGATGTGTTGATCCGTCCCGACGACATCCTGCACGACGACGCCAGCCCGACCAAAGCGCGCGTGCTGGCGCGCGCATTTCGCGGCGCCGAGTTTTTATACACCCTCGAATTATCCGATGGGGCCAAGGTGTTATCGCTCGCCCCCAGCCACCATGATCACGCGATAGGTGAAATGATAGGCATCAGAATTGAGGTGGATCATTTGATTGCATTCCGCCGTCAGTGA
- a CDS encoding iron ABC transporter permease, whose amino-acid sequence MAQAHHSSVWRNASLLVAALCLTPLLVLLGALARPDGAIWAHLSAHVLPDLLSNTAWLLAGVSLFTLTLGVGLAWLVAVCDFPGRRFFSWALALPLALPAYVAAFAAVGMLDFTGPLQTWLRDELGWQGGLPPIRSRAGVALVLAFSFYPYIYLLARQAFASQGRRALEVGQSLGLGPWRGFWHIALPAARPWIAGGLLLVWMETLADFGAVSVFNYDTFTTAIYKSWFAMFSMQAAAQLASLLVLLVLLLAASESWARRRRAYHASGKSGALRYPLHGARAWLAQAACVLVLLLAFVAPILQLLFWAWQNREGVDERFWSFVGNSLLAAAGAALAAASAALVLARAARLHQAFGMQLLIKAATLGYAIPGAVLAVGIFIPIAWLDGRLIEAAQALGWQVSAQGFLRGSILVLLLAFVVRFLAVAFHPVDGAMQRITRNQEDAARSLGLSGLALLRRLHWGMLKGGLFTALLMVFVDVMKEMPITLMLRPFGWETLSVRVFQMTSEGMWESAAAPALALVAAGLLPVILLGRQEEFSAE is encoded by the coding sequence ATGGCGCAAGCGCATCATTCTTCTGTATGGCGCAACGCCAGCTTGCTGGTGGCTGCGCTGTGTTTGACCCCGCTGCTGGTATTGCTGGGCGCCTTGGCGCGCCCCGATGGCGCCATCTGGGCGCATCTATCGGCCCATGTGCTGCCGGATCTGCTCAGCAATACCGCGTGGCTGTTAGCCGGGGTCAGTTTGTTTACTCTGACGCTGGGTGTCGGGCTGGCCTGGTTGGTCGCGGTCTGCGACTTTCCAGGCCGGCGTTTTTTTTCCTGGGCGCTGGCTTTGCCACTGGCCTTGCCGGCCTATGTGGCGGCGTTTGCCGCAGTCGGCATGCTGGACTTTACCGGCCCGCTGCAAACCTGGTTGCGGGATGAACTGGGCTGGCAAGGCGGCTTACCGCCGATCCGCTCGCGCGCCGGCGTCGCCCTGGTCTTGGCTTTCTCGTTTTATCCCTATATCTATTTACTGGCGCGCCAAGCCTTTGCCTCGCAAGGCCGGCGCGCGCTGGAAGTCGGCCAATCGCTGGGCCTGGGCCCCTGGCGCGGCTTTTGGCATATCGCCCTGCCCGCCGCCCGTCCCTGGATCGCCGGCGGCCTGCTGCTGGTGTGGATGGAAACCCTGGCCGACTTCGGCGCGGTCTCAGTGTTTAATTACGACACCTTCACCACCGCCATCTATAAATCCTGGTTCGCCATGTTTTCCATGCAGGCGGCAGCGCAATTAGCCTCCCTGCTGGTCTTGCTGGTGCTGCTGCTGGCGGCTTCGGAAAGCTGGGCGCGCAGACGGCGCGCCTATCACGCCAGCGGAAAATCCGGCGCGCTGCGCTATCCCTTGCACGGCGCACGCGCCTGGCTGGCGCAAGCCGCCTGCGTACTGGTGCTGCTGCTGGCCTTTGTCGCGCCGATTTTGCAGCTGCTGTTCTGGGCCTGGCAAAACCGCGAAGGGGTGGATGAGCGTTTTTGGTCTTTTGTCGGCAATTCGCTGCTGGCCGCCGCCGGCGCGGCGCTGGCGGCGGCCAGCGCCGCGCTGGTGCTGGCGCGCGCGGCGCGTTTGCACCAGGCGTTTGGCATGCAACTCTTGATCAAGGCCGCCACCTTGGGCTATGCGATTCCGGGCGCGGTGCTGGCGGTCGGCATTTTTATTCCGATTGCCTGGCTGGACGGGCGCTTGATCGAAGCGGCGCAAGCGCTGGGCTGGCAAGTCAGCGCACAAGGTTTTTTACGCGGCAGCATCCTGGTCTTGCTGCTGGCTTTTGTGGTGCGTTTTCTGGCAGTGGCGTTTCATCCTGTGGATGGAGCCATGCAGCGCATCACACGCAACCAGGAAGACGCCGCGCGCAGCCTGGGACTGTCCGGTCTTGCCCTGTTGCGCCGCCTGCATTGGGGTATGCTCAAGGGCGGCTTATTTACCGCGCTCTTGATGGTGTTTGTGGATGTGATGAAAGAAATGCCGATTACCCTCATGTTGCGCCCCTTCGGCTGGGAAACCCTGTCGGTGCGGGTGTTTCAAATGACATCTGAGGGCATGTGGGAAAGCGCGGCGGCGCCGGCTTTGGCGCTGGTGGCGGCGGGATTGTTGCCGGTGATTTTATTAGGCCGGCAGGAAGAATTCAGCGCAGAATAA
- a CDS encoding extracellular solute-binding protein, producing the protein MKNVMTRLAGAALLALLSANTLAQEVVVYSARNEQLIKPLFDAYTKQTGVPVKFISDKEGPLMERLKAEGANTPADMLITVDAGNLWQAAQADLLRPLNSSVLEQNIPAHLRDPKKMWYGLSVRARTIFYNSKKVLPAELSSYENLAGPQWKGRLCLRTSKKVYNQSLVATLIAEHGEQKAEQIVKGWVGNLATDVFADDTKLLEAIGAGQCDVGIANTYYYGRLMAKKPTLQIGLYWANQTGKGVHVNVSGAGVTKHAKNPQGAQKLMEWLSSDKAQNLFTDLDYEFPANPAVPADKALLNWGQFKQNLINVAKAGELQVEAVKLMDRAGYK; encoded by the coding sequence ATGAAAAATGTGATGACCCGCTTGGCTGGCGCTGCATTGCTGGCGCTTTTGTCTGCAAACACGCTGGCCCAAGAAGTGGTGGTGTACTCCGCCCGCAATGAACAATTGATCAAGCCGCTGTTTGACGCCTACACCAAGCAAACCGGCGTGCCGGTCAAGTTTATTTCCGACAAAGAAGGCCCCTTGATGGAGCGCTTGAAAGCGGAAGGCGCCAACACCCCGGCGGATATGTTGATCACGGTGGACGCCGGCAATCTGTGGCAGGCCGCGCAAGCCGATTTGCTGCGCCCGCTCAACTCCAGCGTACTGGAGCAAAACATTCCGGCGCATTTGCGCGATCCGAAAAAAATGTGGTATGGCTTATCGGTGCGCGCACGCACGATTTTCTATAACAGCAAAAAAGTCCTCCCGGCTGAACTCTCCAGCTATGAAAACCTGGCTGGCCCGCAATGGAAAGGCCGGCTCTGCCTGCGCACTTCCAAGAAAGTGTATAACCAGTCCCTGGTGGCGACCTTGATCGCTGAACACGGCGAGCAAAAAGCCGAACAAATCGTCAAAGGCTGGGTCGGCAATCTGGCCACCGATGTGTTTGCCGATGACACCAAGCTGCTTGAGGCGATTGGCGCCGGCCAATGCGATGTCGGCATCGCCAACACTTATTACTATGGCCGCCTGATGGCGAAAAAACCGACCCTGCAAATTGGCCTGTACTGGGCCAATCAGACGGGCAAAGGGGTGCATGTGAATGTCTCCGGCGCAGGCGTGACCAAGCATGCGAAAAATCCGCAGGGCGCGCAAAAACTGATGGAATGGCTGTCCTCTGACAAAGCGCAAAACCTGTTTACCGATCTGGATTATGAATTCCCCGCCAATCCTGCCGTGCCGGCGGACAAGGCTTTGCTGAATTGGGGCCAATTCAAACAAAACCTGATCAATGTCGCCAAAGCCGGCGAGCTGCAAGTCGAAGCGGTCAAGTTAATGGACCGCGCCGGCTATAAATAA
- the uraH gene encoding hydroxyisourate hydrolase, which yields MAKLSTHVLDTHSGRPAHGMQLQLHRLSNGQSELLLSARTNADGRLDAPLLQGESMQTGRYSLTFQAAEYFRAQGMDLPEPAFLEEVCIQFGIADASQNYHVPLVLTPWSYATYRGS from the coding sequence ATGGCCAAACTCAGCACTCATGTTTTAGACACGCACAGCGGACGCCCGGCGCATGGCATGCAATTGCAATTGCACCGCTTGAGCAACGGCCAGTCCGAATTGCTGTTGAGCGCGCGCACCAATGCCGATGGCCGGCTGGATGCGCCGCTGTTGCAAGGCGAGAGCATGCAGACTGGGCGCTACAGCCTGACGTTTCAAGCGGCAGAGTATTTCCGCGCGCAGGGCATGGACTTGCCCGAGCCTGCATTTCTGGAAGAAGTTTGTATTCAATTCGGAATTGCCGACGCCAGCCAAAACTACCATGTGCCGCTGGTGCTTACGCCCTGGAGTTATGCGACTTATCGCGGCAGCTGA
- a CDS encoding GNAT family protein — protein sequence MNAADMTMPQTAMPGLRIRKMEMSDLPSWAEFALLPQVLQHTSANYQSLEDLRTQFAPFWGEAPNAPMMFAVTLQDAPHKVIAATSFHTIMPRFLTAELSYDVHPDYWGRGIASALALAMVEWAFKERGWRRVQATAVDSNLASQAVLQKCGFVLEGRLRNFRIIRGQSRDYFIYSRIPGDGA from the coding sequence ATGAATGCTGCAGACATGACGATGCCGCAAACCGCAATGCCCGGTTTGCGCATCCGTAAAATGGAGATGTCCGACTTGCCATCCTGGGCCGAATTTGCGCTTTTGCCGCAAGTTTTGCAGCACACCAGCGCCAATTATCAAAGTCTGGAGGATTTGCGCACCCAATTTGCCCCCTTTTGGGGCGAAGCGCCGAATGCGCCGATGATGTTTGCCGTCACCCTGCAAGACGCGCCGCACAAAGTCATCGCCGCCACCAGCTTTCACACCATCATGCCGCGTTTTTTGACAGCGGAATTAAGTTATGACGTGCACCCGGACTACTGGGGCCGGGGCATCGCCAGCGCGCTGGCGCTGGCGATGGTGGAGTGGGCCTTCAAAGAACGCGGCTGGCGCAGAGTCCAGGCCACAGCGGTGGACAGTAATCTGGCCTCCCAGGCGGTATTGCAAAAATGCGGTTTCGTGCTGGAAGGCAGATTGCGCAATTTCAGAATCATCCGGGGCCAATCGCGCGATTACTTTATCTACTCCAGAATACCCGGGGACGGCGCATAA
- the grpE gene encoding nucleotide exchange factor GrpE: MQEQQEEQLAKGAEAPAAAENFEGLPGANAPADLLAQLQAAEQKVAELQDAFMRARAEGENIRRRAQEDISKAHKFAVESFAESLLPVKDSLEMALKVEAPTVESIKEGVEMTLKQLSSAFERNRLLEVTPARGEKLDPMKHQAVSMVPAEQEANTVVDVLQKGYMIADRLLRPAIVTVAQAK; the protein is encoded by the coding sequence ATGCAAGAACAGCAAGAAGAACAACTTGCAAAAGGCGCTGAGGCGCCGGCAGCGGCAGAAAATTTTGAAGGATTGCCAGGCGCCAATGCGCCGGCTGATTTACTGGCGCAGTTGCAAGCTGCAGAGCAAAAAGTTGCTGAACTGCAAGACGCTTTCATGCGCGCGCGCGCAGAAGGCGAAAACATCCGCCGCCGCGCGCAGGAAGATATCAGCAAGGCGCATAAATTCGCCGTCGAGAGTTTTGCTGAAAGCCTGTTGCCGGTCAAAGACAGTCTGGAAATGGCTTTGAAAGTTGAAGCCCCCACCGTTGAATCCATCAAAGAAGGCGTCGAAATGACGCTCAAACAACTCTCCAGCGCATTCGAGCGCAACCGTCTGCTCGAAGTAACCCCGGCGCGCGGCGAAAAACTCGATCCGATGAAGCATCAGGCGGTGTCCATGGTGCCAGCTGAGCAGGAAGCCAATACGGTGGTCGATGTGCTGCAAAAAGGCTATATGATCGCCGACCGTCTGTTGCGTCCGGCGATTGTCACCGTGGCCCAGGCGAAATAA